The Elusimicrobiota bacterium DNA window CAAATGATTCAATCATTGTAAAATCTGGCTATTCCCTACTCACTGCCACTTCACCACCTGCTTGCTTGATTTTTTCAATAGCGCTTTTAGAGAACTTATCCGCTGTTATTTTAAGCGGTTTTGTTAGAATGCCATCACCCAAAATTTTTAGTGGTAAACTGTCTTTTATCAAATTTTTCTGTATCAAAACCTGTTTTGTTATTTCAGAGTTTGGTTCAAACATTTTTTCAAGTGTTTTCAAATTAATTATCTCATATTCTTTCTTAAAAATATTTGTAAAACCACGTTTAGGAATACGGCGGATAAGTGGCATTTGGCCACCTTCAAAACCCGGTCTGGTTCCTCTACCTGCGCGGGCATTCTGCCCTTTTGTTCCTCTGGTTGAAGACCCGCCATGCCCGGAGCCGCGGCCTCTGCCTACTATTTTTCGTCTATGTTTGGCACCTTTTGCAGGTTTCAAATCACAAATTCGCATTTTTTTACTACCTTATACTGAATGAAATTCTATGTGCATTATTTTGTTATCAAAGATTTTTTTGTCTTATACCAAATCCAAATGTTGCACAATTTTAAGATTTTCACCGACGGACACCGTTAACTTATTAATTAATTCATTAATTTG harbors:
- the rplO gene encoding 50S ribosomal protein L15 — encoded protein: MRICDLKPAKGAKHRRKIVGRGRGSGHGGSSTRGTKGQNARAGRGTRPGFEGGQMPLIRRIPKRGFTNIFKKEYEIINLKTLEKMFEPNSEITKQVLIQKNLIKDSLPLKILGDGILTKPLKITADKFSKSAIEKIKQAGGEVAVSRE